A single Caldibacillus debilis DSM 16016 DNA region contains:
- the rsmI gene encoding 16S rRNA (cytidine(1402)-2'-O)-methyltransferase, whose translation MKIQKSFQTDGPGGKLYLVPTPIGNLEDITLRALRVLKEADVIAAEDTRVTMKLLNHFQISGTVVSYHEHNKNQAGKQLLKFLKEGKEVALVCDAGTPGISDPGYEMVELCIEADIPVIALPGANAALTALTASGIQPQPFYFYGFLPRKQKEKREVLEGLARLPAALVFYEAPHRLKETLAAIRECFGDRRMTVARELTKRFEEYVRGRVAEIAEWAEKNEPKGEFCLVVEGQAESDKAEEDAWWAELTVTEHVNRYADEGLPLMEAIKKAAKDRKRPKREIYKIYHGQKDDLS comes from the coding sequence GTGAAAATCCAGAAAAGTTTCCAAACGGACGGGCCCGGGGGAAAATTGTACCTCGTTCCGACGCCGATCGGAAATTTGGAAGACATCACGCTGCGGGCGCTGCGCGTCTTGAAGGAAGCCGATGTGATCGCCGCGGAAGATACCCGGGTGACGATGAAATTGTTAAACCATTTCCAAATCTCCGGCACCGTCGTCAGCTACCACGAGCACAACAAAAATCAGGCGGGGAAGCAGCTGTTGAAATTTTTGAAGGAAGGAAAAGAGGTGGCCCTCGTCTGTGACGCGGGCACGCCGGGGATCTCGGATCCGGGTTATGAAATGGTGGAGCTGTGCATCGAAGCGGACATTCCGGTCATCGCGTTGCCCGGGGCCAACGCCGCCCTGACAGCTTTAACGGCTTCCGGCATCCAGCCGCAGCCCTTTTATTTTTACGGTTTCCTGCCGCGGAAGCAAAAGGAGAAAAGGGAGGTCCTGGAAGGATTGGCCCGCCTTCCCGCCGCCCTTGTTTTCTATGAAGCGCCCCACCGGTTGAAGGAAACGCTGGCGGCCATCCGGGAATGCTTCGGGGACCGGCGGATGACGGTGGCCCGGGAACTGACGAAAAGATTTGAAGAGTACGTCCGCGGCCGGGTGGCGGAAATCGCGGAATGGGCCGAAAAAAACGAACCGAAAGGGGAATTTTGCCTGGTCGTCGAAGGGCAGGCGGAATCGGACAAGGCGGAAGAAGATGCCTGGTGGGCGGAGCTTACGGTCACGGAGCATGTCAACCGGTACGCCGATGAAGGCCTTCCGCTGATGGAAGCGATAAAAAAGGCGGCGAAGGACCGCAAAAGGCCGAAGCGGGAGATTTACAAGATCTATCACGGGCAAAAGGACGATCTTTCTTAA
- a CDS encoding AbrB/MazE/SpoVT family DNA-binding domain-containing protein gives MKSTGIVRKVDELGRVVIPIELRRTLGINEKDALEIYVDDDKIILKKYKPNMTCQITGDVSDDNAVLANGKLVLSREGAEILLKEIKEVFHLS, from the coding sequence ATGAAATCCACGGGCATTGTAAGGAAGGTTGACGAACTAGGACGCGTTGTAATTCCCATTGAACTGAGAAGGACTTTGGGAATTAACGAAAAGGATGCATTGGAAATTTACGTCGACGATGACAAGATCATCCTGAAAAAATACAAACCGAACATGACCTGTCAAATTACAGGCGATGTATCCGACGATAACGCGGTTCTGGCCAACGGCAAGCTCGTATTGAGCAGGGAAGGCGCAGAAATCCTGCTGAAAGAGATCAAAGAAGTTTTCCATCTTTCCTAA